One genomic window of Scatophagus argus isolate fScaArg1 chromosome 16, fScaArg1.pri, whole genome shotgun sequence includes the following:
- the si:ch211-214j24.15 gene encoding uncharacterized protein si:ch211-214j24.15 isoform X2 yields MATSELSAWGGWCTPQLNIILLGGRNSGKSSVGNLLLGKEEFVPKERTLCSCRTSVVAGRRLTVVDTPGWWCDFGAQDTSELVKREIRSSVSLCSPGPHVFLIAVKVSSAFSEKRRRAVEEHVALLGEAVWSHCMVVFTRPDRPKHTDEDELGQSKALRWLAEKCGQRCHTVVLSDDTKVTGLLEKIQEAVAESGNRAFEMQESILQANAEQKRRAEERAQQRLMRMKKHRSLMRERLRPITDIRIVLLGAKGSGKTSTLNTILGRESSRQPRRTAQCVVGKALVFGRQLTVVDTPGWWMNYFCDESPVFDRREMVLGLSLCPPGPHVFLLVIRVDRAFTETYRRAVQEHVRLISEHIWSRVIVLFSFGDWLGGTMVEQCIESEGEPLQWLVERCGNRYHVLDNKTKRGGFQIRELIGKLEEMLAGCNGGWHYEIEREVLEQMEGEMKREKEKAKERLMKKEKQRQMARSQLEKLKPLPELRIVLVGGRKTGKSSCGNTILGRECFHADTQTTACSEQRTTISGKTVAVLDTPGCFSVTSDLLVPSCALLLVVNVSSSFKDSHMEAVEKQLEAAGGQMWRRAVVLFSYGDCLGDTSIEQRIESEGGPLQRLVEKCGNRYHVLDNKHQEDGAQVDQLIGLIEEMLADEMLDVLHMWRSVSSAGEQQPVMLCERDLKVLTSHRHRLSSDLTESANSTAQASLSSSENGGRIVALPARRPGGRAGLTILDRGSVMSCLASMLSGKQRQRWTINLPVWFPTDLADLHLRPNGENQLQLFLSRLPVLPETQRRKPAEENVVSVNTLCCPPLRERTLRRLSESGDLQALIDQWDHSSLEELEAFIDSYFEMVWEQTMGSFQSTEADLHTTEQHAVVEEEVLSSIDRKLSKLELLDEIRRDLAELRMSLAHTWKVIQEVREQSKQDHNQC; encoded by the exons ATGGCAACCAGCGAGCTGTCAGCAT GGGGCGGCTGGTGCACGCCACAGTTAAACATCATCCTTCTTGGAGGCAGAAACTCTGGAAAGAGCTCTGTGGGGAACCTGCTCCTGGGCAAAGAGGAGTTTGTCCCCAAAGAGAGGACGCTGTGCTCCTGCAGGACGAGTGTGGTGGCCGGACGGCGACTCACGGTGGTGGACACTCCCGGCTGGTGGTGCGACTTCGGCGCTCAGGACACATCTGAGCTGGTGAAGAGGGAGATCAGAAGCAGCGTCTCTCTGTGCTCACCAGGCCCACACGTGTTTCTCATCGCAGTCAAGGTGAGCTCGGCCTTCTCGGAGAAGCGTCGCAGGGCGGTGGAGGAGCATGTGGCCCTGCTGGGTGAGGCGGTGTGGAGTCACTGCATGGTGGTCTTCACCCGTCCTGACAGGCCTAAACACACAGACGAAGACGAGCTCGGCCAGTCGAAGGCTCTGCGCTGGCTCGCTGAGAAGTGCGGCCAGAGGTGTCACACTGTTGTCTTGAGTGATGACACCAAAGTCACCGGGCTGCTGGAGAAGATCCAGGAAGCTGTGGCAGAAAGTGGAAACAGGGCGTTCGAGATGCAGGAAAGCATTTTACAGGCGAATGCAGAGcagaagagaagagcagaggagagggctCAGCAAAGGCTCATGAGGATGAAGAAACACAGGTCTCTCATGAGAG AAAGGTTGCGGCCCATCACTGATATCCGCATTGTGTTGTTGGGAGCAAAGGGTTCTGGGAAAACTTCCACACTGAACACAATCCTGGGCAGAGAGAGCAGCCGTCAGCCGAGGAGAACAGCCCAGTGTGTGGTTGGCAAAGCGCTGGTGTTTGGGAGGCAGCTGACTGTGGTGGACACACCGGGCTGGTGGATGAACTACTTCTGTGACGAGAGTCCCGTCTTTGACCGGAGGGAGATGGTTTTGGGTTTGTCTCTCTGCCCTCCGGGGCCTCACGTCTTCCTGCTGGTGATCCGTGTGGACAGAGCCTTCACCGAAACCTACAGGAGGGCGGTGCAGGAGCACGTCCGGCTGATCAGCGAACACATCTGGAGTCGTGTCATCGTGCTGTTTAGTTTCGGGGACTGGCTGGGAGGCACGATGGTGGAGCAGTGCATCGAGAGCGAGGGAGAGCCTCTGCAGTGGCTCGTTGAAAGATGTGGCAACAGGTATCACGTTCTGGACAACAAAACTAAACGGGGTGGATTTCAAATCAGGGAGCTGATTGGAAAGCTTGAGGAAATGTTGGCTGGCTGCAACGGCGGCTGGCATTATGAGATAGAGAGGGAAGTGCTGGAGCAGATGGAGGgggagatgaaaagagagaaggagaaagccAAAGAGAGACTGatgaagaaggagaaacaaaggCAGATGGCGAGGTCTCAGCTGG AGAAGCTCAAGCCCCTTCCCGAACTGAGAATTGTGCTTGTTGGTGGCAGAAAAACAGGCAAGAGCTCATGTGGAAACACCATCCTGGGTAGGGAGTGCTTccacgcagacacacaaaccaccGCCTGCTCTGAACAGCGAACCACAATCAGCGGCAAGACGGTGGCAGTGCTGGACACGCCAGGCTGCTTCTCCGTGACCTCCGACCTCCTCGTGCCATCCTGCGCTCTCCTCCTGGTTGTCAATGTGAGCTCCTCATTCAAAGACAGCCACATGGAGGCCGTGGAGAAACAGCTGGAGGCAGCAGGAGGCCAGATGTGGAGGAGAGCTGTGGTCCTGTTCAGCTACGGCGACTGCCTGGGCGACACGAGCATCGAGCAGCGCATTGAGAGCGAAGGTGGACCCCTGCAGAGGCTGGTTGAGAAGTGCGGGAACAGATATCACGTCCTGGACAACAAACACCAGGAGGATGGAGCTCAGGTCGACCAGCTAATCGGGCTGATAGAGGAGATGCTGGCGGACGAAATGCTGGATGTTCTTCACATGTGGAGGAGCGTTTCTTCAGCAGGAGAGCAGCAGCCGGTGATGCTCTGCGAAAGGGATTTAAAGGTGCTGACGAGCCACAGACATCGGCTGTCCAGTGACT TGACCGAATCAGCCAATTCCACTGCTCAGGCTTCACTAAGCAGCTCAGAAAATGGTGGCCGGATTGTGGCACTGCCAGCCAGAAGACCAGGAGGACGGGCTGGACTCACCATCCTGGACAGAGGCAGCGTCATGTCCTGTTTGGCCTCCATGCTCTCTggcaaacagagacagaggtggacCATAAATCTACCCGTCTGGTTCCCCACTGATCTGGCTGATCTTCACCTGAGACCGAACGGTGAAAACCAGCTGCAACTGTTCCTATCCAGACTCCCAGTTTTACCTGAAACACAACGCAGGAAGCCTGCAGAGGAGAACGTTGTCAGTGTGAATACCCTCTGCTGTCCCCCACTGAGAGAGCGAACCCTCAGGAGGCTCAGTGAGTCCGGAGATCTGCAGGCCCTGATCGACCAGTGGGACCACAGCAGCCTGGAGGAGCTGGAAGCCTTCATCGACTCGTACTTTGAGATGGTTTGGGAGCAAACCATGGGGTCGTTTCAGTCGACAGAAGCCGACCTTCACACCACAGAGCAGCATGCTGTCGTCGAGGAGGAGGTGCTCTCATCCATCGACAGGAAACTGTCAAAGCTGGAGCTCCTTGATGAAATCAGGAGGGATCTGGCCGAGCTCAGGATGAGTTTGGCGCACACCTGGAAGGTCATACAGGAAGTGAGAGAGCAAAGTAAACAAGATCATAACCAGTGTTGA
- the si:ch211-214j24.15 gene encoding uncharacterized protein si:ch211-214j24.15 isoform X1, whose translation MATSELSAWGGWCTPQLNIILLGGRNSGKSSVGNLLLGKEEFVPKERTLCSCRTSVVAGRRLTVVDTPGWWCDFGAQDTSELVKREIRSSVSLCSPGPHVFLIAVKVSSAFSEKRRRAVEEHVALLGEAVWSHCMVVFTRPDRPKHTDEDELGQSKALRWLAEKCGQRCHTVVLSDDTKVTGLLEKIQEAVAESGNRAFEMQESILQANAEQKRRAEERAQQRLMRMKKHRSLMRERLRPITDIRIVLLGAKGSGKTSTLNTILGRESSRQPRRTAQCVVGKALVFGRQLTVVDTPGWWMNYFCDESPVFDRREMVLGLSLCPPGPHVFLLVIRVDRAFTETYRRAVQEHVRLISEHIWSRVIVLFSFGDWLGGTMVEQCIESEGEPLQWLVERCGNRYHVLDNKTKRGGFQIRELIGKLEEMLAGCNGGWHYEIEREVLEQMEGEMKREKEKAKERLMKKEKQRQMARSQLDLQNFSTEKLKPLPELRIVLVGGRKTGKSSCGNTILGRECFHADTQTTACSEQRTTISGKTVAVLDTPGCFSVTSDLLVPSCALLLVVNVSSSFKDSHMEAVEKQLEAAGGQMWRRAVVLFSYGDCLGDTSIEQRIESEGGPLQRLVEKCGNRYHVLDNKHQEDGAQVDQLIGLIEEMLADEMLDVLHMWRSVSSAGEQQPVMLCERDLKVLTSHRHRLSSDLTESANSTAQASLSSSENGGRIVALPARRPGGRAGLTILDRGSVMSCLASMLSGKQRQRWTINLPVWFPTDLADLHLRPNGENQLQLFLSRLPVLPETQRRKPAEENVVSVNTLCCPPLRERTLRRLSESGDLQALIDQWDHSSLEELEAFIDSYFEMVWEQTMGSFQSTEADLHTTEQHAVVEEEVLSSIDRKLSKLELLDEIRRDLAELRMSLAHTWKVIQEVREQSKQDHNQC comes from the exons ATGGCAACCAGCGAGCTGTCAGCAT GGGGCGGCTGGTGCACGCCACAGTTAAACATCATCCTTCTTGGAGGCAGAAACTCTGGAAAGAGCTCTGTGGGGAACCTGCTCCTGGGCAAAGAGGAGTTTGTCCCCAAAGAGAGGACGCTGTGCTCCTGCAGGACGAGTGTGGTGGCCGGACGGCGACTCACGGTGGTGGACACTCCCGGCTGGTGGTGCGACTTCGGCGCTCAGGACACATCTGAGCTGGTGAAGAGGGAGATCAGAAGCAGCGTCTCTCTGTGCTCACCAGGCCCACACGTGTTTCTCATCGCAGTCAAGGTGAGCTCGGCCTTCTCGGAGAAGCGTCGCAGGGCGGTGGAGGAGCATGTGGCCCTGCTGGGTGAGGCGGTGTGGAGTCACTGCATGGTGGTCTTCACCCGTCCTGACAGGCCTAAACACACAGACGAAGACGAGCTCGGCCAGTCGAAGGCTCTGCGCTGGCTCGCTGAGAAGTGCGGCCAGAGGTGTCACACTGTTGTCTTGAGTGATGACACCAAAGTCACCGGGCTGCTGGAGAAGATCCAGGAAGCTGTGGCAGAAAGTGGAAACAGGGCGTTCGAGATGCAGGAAAGCATTTTACAGGCGAATGCAGAGcagaagagaagagcagaggagagggctCAGCAAAGGCTCATGAGGATGAAGAAACACAGGTCTCTCATGAGAG AAAGGTTGCGGCCCATCACTGATATCCGCATTGTGTTGTTGGGAGCAAAGGGTTCTGGGAAAACTTCCACACTGAACACAATCCTGGGCAGAGAGAGCAGCCGTCAGCCGAGGAGAACAGCCCAGTGTGTGGTTGGCAAAGCGCTGGTGTTTGGGAGGCAGCTGACTGTGGTGGACACACCGGGCTGGTGGATGAACTACTTCTGTGACGAGAGTCCCGTCTTTGACCGGAGGGAGATGGTTTTGGGTTTGTCTCTCTGCCCTCCGGGGCCTCACGTCTTCCTGCTGGTGATCCGTGTGGACAGAGCCTTCACCGAAACCTACAGGAGGGCGGTGCAGGAGCACGTCCGGCTGATCAGCGAACACATCTGGAGTCGTGTCATCGTGCTGTTTAGTTTCGGGGACTGGCTGGGAGGCACGATGGTGGAGCAGTGCATCGAGAGCGAGGGAGAGCCTCTGCAGTGGCTCGTTGAAAGATGTGGCAACAGGTATCACGTTCTGGACAACAAAACTAAACGGGGTGGATTTCAAATCAGGGAGCTGATTGGAAAGCTTGAGGAAATGTTGGCTGGCTGCAACGGCGGCTGGCATTATGAGATAGAGAGGGAAGTGCTGGAGCAGATGGAGGgggagatgaaaagagagaaggagaaagccAAAGAGAGACTGatgaagaaggagaaacaaaggCAGATGGCGAGGTCTCAGCTGG ATTTGCAAAACTTTTCAACAGAGAAGCTCAAGCCCCTTCCCGAACTGAGAATTGTGCTTGTTGGTGGCAGAAAAACAGGCAAGAGCTCATGTGGAAACACCATCCTGGGTAGGGAGTGCTTccacgcagacacacaaaccaccGCCTGCTCTGAACAGCGAACCACAATCAGCGGCAAGACGGTGGCAGTGCTGGACACGCCAGGCTGCTTCTCCGTGACCTCCGACCTCCTCGTGCCATCCTGCGCTCTCCTCCTGGTTGTCAATGTGAGCTCCTCATTCAAAGACAGCCACATGGAGGCCGTGGAGAAACAGCTGGAGGCAGCAGGAGGCCAGATGTGGAGGAGAGCTGTGGTCCTGTTCAGCTACGGCGACTGCCTGGGCGACACGAGCATCGAGCAGCGCATTGAGAGCGAAGGTGGACCCCTGCAGAGGCTGGTTGAGAAGTGCGGGAACAGATATCACGTCCTGGACAACAAACACCAGGAGGATGGAGCTCAGGTCGACCAGCTAATCGGGCTGATAGAGGAGATGCTGGCGGACGAAATGCTGGATGTTCTTCACATGTGGAGGAGCGTTTCTTCAGCAGGAGAGCAGCAGCCGGTGATGCTCTGCGAAAGGGATTTAAAGGTGCTGACGAGCCACAGACATCGGCTGTCCAGTGACT TGACCGAATCAGCCAATTCCACTGCTCAGGCTTCACTAAGCAGCTCAGAAAATGGTGGCCGGATTGTGGCACTGCCAGCCAGAAGACCAGGAGGACGGGCTGGACTCACCATCCTGGACAGAGGCAGCGTCATGTCCTGTTTGGCCTCCATGCTCTCTggcaaacagagacagaggtggacCATAAATCTACCCGTCTGGTTCCCCACTGATCTGGCTGATCTTCACCTGAGACCGAACGGTGAAAACCAGCTGCAACTGTTCCTATCCAGACTCCCAGTTTTACCTGAAACACAACGCAGGAAGCCTGCAGAGGAGAACGTTGTCAGTGTGAATACCCTCTGCTGTCCCCCACTGAGAGAGCGAACCCTCAGGAGGCTCAGTGAGTCCGGAGATCTGCAGGCCCTGATCGACCAGTGGGACCACAGCAGCCTGGAGGAGCTGGAAGCCTTCATCGACTCGTACTTTGAGATGGTTTGGGAGCAAACCATGGGGTCGTTTCAGTCGACAGAAGCCGACCTTCACACCACAGAGCAGCATGCTGTCGTCGAGGAGGAGGTGCTCTCATCCATCGACAGGAAACTGTCAAAGCTGGAGCTCCTTGATGAAATCAGGAGGGATCTGGCCGAGCTCAGGATGAGTTTGGCGCACACCTGGAAGGTCATACAGGAAGTGAGAGAGCAAAGTAAACAAGATCATAACCAGTGTTGA
- the selenow2a gene encoding selenoprotein W, 2a, whose product MGVKVRVEYCGGUGYGPRYQELARVVRDEFPDADVSGFVGRLGSFEIEINGQLVFSKLETSGFPYEDDVLNAIQNAHDGKPVQKITKSRPPCVIM is encoded by the exons atggGGGTGAAAGTCAGAGTCGAATATTG TGGCGGATGAGGATACGGACCCCGCTATCAGGAGCTCGCCCGGGTTGTCAGGGATGAGTTTCCCGATGCGGATGTGTCAGGCTTCGTGGGAAGACTGG GCAGCTTTGAGATTGAAATCAATGGGCAGCTGGTCTTCTCCAAGCTTGAGACGAGCGGCTTTCCCTATGAGGATGAT GTCTTGAATGCCATCCAGAACGCCCATGACGGGAAGCCTGTGCAGAAGATCACCAAAAGCCGACCGCCGTGTGTCATCATGTAA